A window from Longibacter salinarum encodes these proteins:
- a CDS encoding UDP-N-acetylmuramoyl-tripeptide--D-alanyl-D-alanine ligase codes for MTVLLLVLALLASLFAGWRTMRRVRFFLHVFQLETYKLDRFANWCTSHITDAVVRVSHVAGVAILLAAAAGFAFLTPGWVAAGAFVLWTGAFISSKRYRSTQQKKPLAFTSRMTRLAVTAGVVSAIPVVVGGWVGWGTGDASGAFWYLLGLFVADLAAPIWVAMAAGLMTPVETSIQEGYKRQARAKLQERSDLHVIGITGSYGKTSTKFILAELLRQKFNVLATPSSYNTPMGICIVVNNKLRPEHQVLVLEYGIRYPGDIEELTDIARPDTSVVTTIGIAHLETMGTQDAIAQEKGTLVEHTAPGGPAVLNLDDPRVEAMRERADGPIWGVSLEDHPDAKITASNISYDTSGTRFTVQDDTGAEAEFRTRLLGRHNVVNILLAIAVARSMGLRLRAMAHAIRRVDPVEHRLELRQRGAITVIDDAFNSNPVGARNAVEILGQMNGGRRVIVTPGMVELGERQWGENKQFGVHIAENKLDLAVLVGPDQTEPIREGLREAGFPEHQTKVFSSLFDAQEFLQTYLREGDIVLYENDLPDQLEE; via the coding sequence TCACGGATGCCGTCGTCCGGGTTTCGCACGTCGCTGGTGTCGCGATCTTGCTGGCCGCAGCGGCCGGGTTTGCATTTTTGACGCCCGGATGGGTGGCCGCGGGTGCGTTCGTGCTGTGGACCGGGGCGTTTATCTCGTCGAAGCGGTATCGCAGCACACAGCAGAAGAAGCCGCTCGCGTTCACGTCGCGCATGACGCGTCTTGCCGTAACGGCCGGCGTGGTGTCGGCAATTCCCGTCGTTGTCGGCGGATGGGTCGGGTGGGGCACAGGAGATGCTTCCGGGGCTTTCTGGTACCTACTGGGGCTCTTCGTTGCTGACCTTGCTGCACCGATCTGGGTCGCCATGGCCGCGGGTCTGATGACGCCGGTCGAAACGAGCATTCAAGAAGGATACAAGCGGCAGGCCCGCGCGAAGCTTCAGGAACGCTCCGACTTGCACGTCATCGGCATCACCGGCTCGTACGGGAAGACGAGCACCAAATTTATTCTGGCAGAGCTTCTGCGTCAGAAGTTTAATGTGCTGGCGACGCCGAGTTCGTACAACACCCCAATGGGGATCTGCATTGTCGTAAACAACAAATTGCGGCCGGAGCATCAGGTCCTGGTTCTCGAGTACGGAATCCGCTACCCGGGAGACATCGAGGAGCTCACGGATATCGCGCGACCGGATACCTCGGTCGTGACGACGATCGGCATCGCCCATCTCGAGACGATGGGGACGCAGGACGCCATCGCGCAGGAGAAAGGGACACTTGTTGAGCATACGGCACCGGGAGGACCGGCCGTACTGAATCTAGATGATCCGCGTGTCGAAGCGATGCGGGAGCGAGCCGACGGGCCGATCTGGGGCGTTAGCCTGGAGGACCATCCAGACGCGAAAATCACGGCTTCGAACATTTCGTACGACACCAGCGGTACCCGATTCACCGTCCAGGACGACACCGGGGCGGAGGCAGAATTTCGGACCCGACTGCTGGGGCGGCACAACGTGGTCAACATTCTGCTCGCTATCGCCGTCGCGCGCTCGATGGGGCTCCGTCTCCGCGCCATGGCACACGCCATCCGGCGGGTGGACCCGGTCGAGCATCGCCTTGAGCTCCGTCAGCGCGGCGCCATCACGGTGATTGACGACGCATTCAACTCAAATCCCGTCGGTGCTCGAAATGCCGTAGAGATTCTGGGCCAGATGAATGGCGGCCGCCGCGTCATCGTGACGCCAGGCATGGTCGAGTTGGGCGAGCGGCAATGGGGTGAAAACAAGCAATTCGGGGTACACATCGCGGAAAACAAGCTCGACCTGGCTGTTCTCGTCGGTCCGGATCAGACGGAACCCATCCGTGAAGGCCTTCGCGAGGCCGGATTCCCGGAGCACCAGACCAAGGTCTTCTCGTCGCTATTCGACGCACAGGAGTTTCTCCAGACTTATCTGCGAGAAGGCGACATCGTGCTGTACGAAAACGACCTCCCGGATCAACTAGAGGAATAG